A region of the Antedon mediterranea chromosome 4, ecAntMedi1.1, whole genome shotgun sequence genome:
attttatgttatgttgttcgatttatatagtgcttatttattttaaagaaatggtacagtaaaaatgattttgtttttagatTATTCAATTTACCATTAACACTAACCTACATGATCACAAATGCCCAGTTAATATCATCATTTTTAGTTTTTCCATATTTTGACCAAATACCAAAAATGGTAATACTGTATCTAAATGAATTTTGTGTTTGTAGTATtctgtaaataattaaatgtataattgtgtaactttattttatacttttatcacttgaaactttttttaaaaaaaaccacatcCTGTAACCCATGACATTCACTTCCTTATTTGGCATATGGAAAGTACTACTTTATTTTTAGAAGcatttctaaatattaattttagtaaCTTAGACTAGAGTAAATATTGTCGATGGTTGCAGTGTAGAGTAGGTTTTTGATGAATAACAGCAGAATGCGTTATTATACAAATGACGTTCATACTTGAATTGGTTTCCTGTGTTCTTCCTTTGAAGTCATAAGTGTGGAAGTTATTGTCCAGTAATGCATTGATTAATCAGGAAAGATGAATTGTGTTGTTATCCTAATCATGCTTTGATTGCTACCACCAGTATACCTATAGGTGTTTTCTATTTGTGATTCCTCATAGACATGTGTGGATTTAAATACTAGTGACTTTTGGAATGTGTACTATTTGTCTTTAATTCAGTTGACTGCCTTTTTTGCATGTGTATGGTTAAGTAAAGTGCAACGATCTTTAGTGATTGAAACTAAACAATCTATAGTCTGCCTTATTCTTTTGTTGGAATATAGTACAAAACACTGTGGAACTACCTTTAGGAATGTGCCAAGACTCATACTGTAGTTGGAATATGTTTGAAAAACACTCTGGAACTTGCATTTAAATTGTGCCAAGTATTGTTGGAATATTGTACAAAACTCTTTGGAATTTCTTCTAGAATTGTGCCAAGAATTGTCGgaatttaacacaaaacattTGGAAACTTATCTTTAACATCAAGTGAAGAATTGTTGGTACATTTAGTACCAACAATTTGTAtagaatttttttataaaatctatttgttttgaatacataataatacttTGTTGTTTGATTATGGAGGATGCTAGTGACCAATGTTGTATATTGCCAAGTAAGTCTCTCATAGTACTTTATACTTTTTTGTCATAATCGTAGACAATTTTacagattaaaaattaataaattcaaCAAAAGGGTGCTGGAAGTCTAGTCTGGgatccagacggagttttttcttaatattagtaaaaatataaatatttttgcacatatggcgtttcatacgtgtattacttgagtttggatactccgtctggggaaacacgcaaaagtcacgtggtttgacaccaagaattcttggtgcatagattatccggttgactagtttcagctgcatgcgattggctactcactcgtacactgttttaatattcatgtttcagaatttcaaagactcaacaactaagaaggtacgcatgcgctatgttacgtttagacaatgtgtacttgggtacattaatgaaagtttctgaaggctagaaatgattttataacatttgatgggatttttcccaagaaaactcgtcttgcttctccgcaaatcaaacattgaatggatcatttaatattacgcggagataatttgatttaattcccacccagaccctgtcctgttctgtgtagtggtgtaCAACTCCCTGGACTGGTGTAGCCCtgtctgttgtgtgtgaatcctgttgtgtgccggtggtggtatgtaggcctaccttattggtgttttatttggcaggtcatacgtgcgagttgagtaggacctacgaaggaggcctaggctaaggactaaacaatttataaacaaaacaacttggcaacacgatttcatatttcaacagtctcgatcgtacattcagcactgtacgtactcgatctttttcattttgaaacaaaatgatcattggttgatttgaaatccatatttacataccgcccgccccatatagccaaatgcggtatgataacctacgtcattcttattggatgtttgcggtctgcaaatcgatttctatacgtgtttcacaagtctgtattttcagacaaaaatcgcggtcgaaataaaaacaaataaataaaaataaaaaacaatacagacttggagcaagtctacTGGAAGTCATGCACCCGGAGGTATATATTATGACAAACTACAAGGCACTTAAAATACAACACTCAAGCTGCTACAATTTCACGATAATCACTTGCCttatcatttacagtatttcCTTGATTCGTATTACAAATCCAAAGGCAACTCACTAAAACAATGACAATGCTCTTGCTCTGTATACAAAAGCGTTAaatattaattcgaaattttgTTTTGAATACCACTTGATATTGTTTAGACAGATTTTATTACTTGCAATCTCCTTCCTGTACTGTGTAAATAGTTCTTGAAGGAAATTATACAGTAGGGAAATATTTAATGCACTTTGTATTGTTTATAGAGTAGTCCatgtgtttttttaaaccaCAACGTCATCGCAATGATTGCCATTATACAGTAAGGCCAGCCCTTCAGGCTTTAGTTGGGTAATTTGGTTTCATGGGAACAGGTATCACTTGATGAGTACTACccaaatgtaaatatttaaagtCTAAACAGGCCCCtagcaattaaaaaataattacggGCACAATACCATGTTAAGTTAATTACAGCAAATTTGGTATATTCTGTAAATCTTTTCCTTGAGGTATAAACACACATGATTCACACATACTGTATCCTTAATGAAAACGCAATGTGTAGTTCAGTTTACTGGCCACCCACTGGTTTTAGCCCACCTTTTACTCCTTTCACTGTGCCTAGCAAACGATGCGAATGGTGTATTTAGTGACATTTTCATGCAAAGTGATCATGTGCTTTTATTGGCCTACCAGTTAAGAACTGTAATTTTGATCATGTTATCacattataaatgttattattttgttcgtAGGTGCTGAGGAATTGCTTAGCATAGATATTGATTTTAGTGGATTTTTATATAAAAGATCATCTGAACGAAAAACAGATAAAATAACATCAGTCATACAAAGCAAGTTAAGTTTCCCGTTTGCAAAATGGCAACTACGATATGTGATACTTTACAAGGATTGGTTGTATTACTTCCAATCAGAGAAAAGCAAACGACCGAAAGGAGCGTTCTGTCTCAAAGGTTATCATAGGTATGAATCATATTTTTTCTAATCAGACTCTTTAGCGATAATCAATATGTTGTAATCAATATTCAAtcattacattttctttcataagaaccataatttataaatttatcttctttaatttttgataatcatttaTCTTTTTGGGTATTAAAGGCATCAAAACTTAAAACGTGATTGATGGCTATATCACTATACAGCGTTATTGTCTGCCAACACTAATTCGGAAATGTTGGTTCCTTGTTGTGCGAAAAagtcataattgttttttagaATATGACTATTGATAACAAATTACCTGTACCACCAACTATCAATCTTATAATATTTGTGATATTTCAGAGTGATGAGGGCTGAAGAGGCATCTACAACCGATCAACGTTATGCATTCAAAATAATGGGCCCATCCCATAATATGAGGACATACTTCTTTGGAGCAGCATCAGAACGGGAAATGACGGTAGGTTCTCATGTTTTGTACCCAACATTCAACCCGGAAGTAGGGTTAATTTTGATTTGAAAGAACGAATATAGCAATTAAGGGCATACTGTACACTTTGTATAGCATAATAAAGAATACACAGATtctcaatttgtttttttttcctctaaggtaaacaatattattaataaagatTATTGTTAAGACTGTAACCTAAACTATCTATTTTTAgcttttttaattatattgtaaaaaaaatcaatggtGTCTGCATTATACAGATCACCATCAGAGAATACTGCTGACGTACAGTGCTTATTTGTACCATGAACAGCAAAACAGGTACAATAATAGTGTATTGTCAATTATTTTCATTGTCATATTGTGACAACTGATGACATACTTTAGCTAATTCTGTACTGTATTGTCCATCCAATTCCTTATCTCTTCATTTGATGTAGTCATCCATCCATATCAATGCCCTCTGTATGTTTTGTTTAGTACGCtcttctattttaaaaattgtattcaaCAAAATACACTCTCACAGTGTATTGGCTATTATATAACAGGAACAACATACCATGTGTATcgtcacccccccccccccctccatgTGAGAGAGAATTGTTTTGACATTAAGCAAAAGTCTGTACCACAAATAGCTAATATTAATACACTCAACAAAcctatactgtatacgttttctcCGTTTATTTTTACTAGTAATAATCATGGTAAGTCTTGGATACACTACACTAtgactataaaattaaaaatacaaattctaTTCTTATTAGTTATGGATGGCACACATCAGGGTTACTATGGAGAAGGCATTACACGGCAGTGCCAGAGACAGGTATGTAAGAATTGTGTACTATATGTGGGACTCCCACACTGAACACATTTATAGATGTCTTTTGGGTGGTGAGCAACATAGATGGATGTAATTGCACTCAACGGAGAACCCACTATCAAAGTCTTCCACCCACCTTAAAGCTTATGTTAAAGActccttccctacgttttttagatctaatttaagatcacaaactatatttaatgtaaaaataatactatatggtcctattgcgataacttttttcgtcattaaacggttaaaaatgtgaaaaataagttgattctaataattatagcggcccgctataaatctaAAAATGCATTGCGTGcggatttatatttttgtttttcttctgtaattcacccacttttcgattgatcgtgaggccaaaaccaatggaagactcctaacttttcagtgaaaataccgggttttccccaatctgagtctggcaaaaatagaaagacaattaatgcagcaactatacaacttcagactaggtatatagctagcgtttgatgttcgtacgttaccgatgtttaccagctaggcttacaaaactaagcctacagtagctaggctaggcctgaagaccgtccacgagaggtcattcgccgcgagctactgaggtagtgcattgtttctcactttttatcataatttacaataaaacgtacatttaagacaaggaatgacctggtttaatgtttttaaagtaatatgtattattttacaaaacgtcacaaattgtagggaaggggtctttaaggtCTCACCCAACATACCAACCAACCAAAGAAACCTCTGGATAACTAAAAGTACTGTTTTATCGCTTCCCACCAACCAATAACCTTTTTACACCCCACTCCTACACTTTAGCTACATATAATCTTTTACCCATTATTTGCAACCCAACCCGATGGATAAATATGAAATCAAAAATGTTGAGaagtaaatttaatataaaaacaagaaTAAAGAGATAAATGAATTGAAGTTAATTACTTTAAAAGCATTTAAAATTGTGCATTTTTATTCTACACTTTATGATATAGATCATTACAGCTtctaaaaaatttaaaagaaaagagCGACCGTGTATTCTCCCAAGTGTGTGAGCTAGATGAACAAAACAATTTCCGAAGGGATTCAGTTAACAGTAGTGACAGTCAAAATGAACAAATTTATGATGAAATTGAGAAACAATTGCCTTTATATGACGATACAGAATGCCTGCCAGATATTGGTGAAAGACCGTTACCGAGGCCGCCAGCAGAATGGAGTCCTGACTCGGGTAATTCCAAACCAGGTATGTGTTTACAGATCACTATTGAGTTATGTTCATTCTCATATAAACTGTTATGTTAATATACCTGTTGTGTTATAAAGATAGGAATGAAAAGAGTAGTTTACCGAGAAATACCGAGGTGGTTTGGAGGATTTACAAAAGTGGTTGAAACAGTGTACCAAGGTGCTTGGGAGGGTGTACCAAGGTGGTTGTGAGGGTATTACAGAGGTGGTTGGGACAGTGTACCAAGGTGCTTGGGAGGGTGTACCAAGGTGGTTGTGAGGGTATTACAGAGGTGGTTGGGACAGTGTACCAAGGTGGTTGGGAGGCTGTACCAAGATGATTGGGAGTGTGTACCAAGGTGTGGTTGGGTATACCAAGGTCACCCACCTTGCCAAGGTGGTTGGGCGGGTGTACCGAGGTGGTTGGGAGGATATACCAAGCCCTCTtgtacattaaatattattaaattagataAACAATTCATGATGACAatgcaaaaataaaattcatatccCAGAAAAGTGTGTGTGTGGGTGATTATGGCTTTTCCATTCATACTATAATTGTTTTGATAAACCCTTTATCTGTGACACTACAATGAATAATCAACCAGTGGTGGTGTTTCTGTGgtattaaacattttgaaaataaatgtcattgtcttgttgtgcaatttgaaaaaaaaaaaatttgtctaGTATTGTATTACAAACAACAAAGAAACTATTAATATtctgttatatatatatttaccaCAAATTTCCTCATACTTCAAAAACTCTAGCATTGTTAGGAAGTGTTTCAATTGAGCTACACCACACAAGTAGTTTATTGACATTTCGTTCAACAATACCatcagtttttaaaataatatacataaataaaatactttatttaatttattagtgCTTTTATTTTTTCTTGAAATTATACCAAATTGAAGTACAGtaagtaatttgttttataaataaaaaaattgtttagttGAAATGCATGTTTTGTTTTACCTACTGTATAAGCAAGTAAAGTAAGAAAACCACTACCGGCACCACCTCCCCGACATGATGGCTATGTAGTAAATAAAGGTAACAGTTTAACAACAAGTTTGCTCACAATTTCTAGATTCTGCTATAGATTCAGTAGGTAGTTGCTGTAGTATTGCCGTCTTTGTCATCTTGGCTTCATTTTAGTGTTTAGATTGTttatctttgttttgtttttatggctACCTTTAACTCACTGccgtttttttatttattttctttatgtttGGCCGTATGTGTAAAAGAAGAAACGCAAAATTTACCAAATTTATgcaaatcaaattaattaatctaTACACAAAACATGTAACTTTTAACAAGTTTAccaaatacagtatatagataATAATTGCAAAAGGCAACCACAATTCTTTGACCTCCatttacagtcaactctcccaataccggactctctgaaaaccagaaactctcccaataccagactttttttgaggaccaaaaggtcccaaatttatatttaccattaaaaacacattccgaataccagactttccggaaaaccagacttatttggccggcccggacagtccggtattgggagagttgactgtatttatattatttgaccTGACAAAGGACTTTTTCAAAATCTTGGCAAACTATGGATGTTATGTTTTCAATTGGTTTGATTTACTGATatctatttttctttttataaacctttaaagctctgtctacactatcaaactagttgacaaaaaatgtgatgtgcccaaatatggtagtaattaTGACAGCatccatatgtgggcacatcagattttgttgtcacataaagtttgatagtgtagacagagcttaagaataatTGTATTCTCTTTTATTGTAAGTGACagggatatacattttttttaagctacatttaatttttcaagattttttattcagtatacaTAATACAAATGTAATTCTGAAAAATAAGAATATGTAATATGAAAAGCATAAAtcaaaatttatatattaaaacatattttcatttcttaGGActtcatgtattttattttttctatttcattCAAATCTTAATACACTAAAACCTCTCCCTTGGGACACCCCTAatttattcaggggacactcatGAAACGATTGAGAggaaattttaacattttgcaATATTTTACTTAATCAAATTATGCATTCTACCCGTtaattgttacttttttttgttgaatatgccattttaatgtcccaTTAATAGCCACTTCAAagaccaaaaactggattgaaaataaaaatgtttttatcctgaaaaaaactgtaatttaaagcaaaaaaatagtcaaattggctgccagccatgggtttttggttgaatttaccATTTATTAGTCTGTTtctaagtgaaaacattttttgctacggaagtgattaactttattaaaactactaaataacatattcaaagtctgatttaattaatctttatttttcatgtttttggggacaatacatctttaaagatgaattgtggggacaatacatctttaaagatgtattgtccccctgaaaaaataattcttaaaacaaaattttgttgaatattctattttaatgtaacgtaatagttatccactttgaccaaaaattgggtctaaaaaaagtgtatttacctgaaaaaatgtaatttaaagcaaaaaatggtcaaattggctgccagccaatggatttttggttgattttaaccatttattttgacattttacaagtgaaaacattattttttttcgtttttttttcgaCGGATGTGATTAACTTTATATTAACTACAAAATAAGGTATTcgaagtctgatttaattaatcttcatttttcatgtttttgggggacaatacatctttaaatgttttgtatatttttacctAATTGTCAAGTTCAtcacagtatactgtacatgatGCAATAAAGTGAATGAAAttgatataatactaatagggaggtttcgcaaccttacgaatacgataacgaaaacggatacgtcacacatttgtgaaacttttcgtaaagcgtattcgtgttgacgaatatcaccagtcatattcgtaactacaaaatgagtatagtttttgatctattttgcacatttttcatttgaatcaggaatgattcatgactataatataattatacctttattgaaagtaatttactaaagtaatttactaaaatgccaggtcaattttgataaatagcagtttttaaagtcttcactcgctttgatgttacgctaggcctaggcagccaagcaccaagcaacacgtacctgcgcttcgctcaaatttaccacagtcatattttggacgcgcctcgatatttcgttgccatgcgaaacagattttttttatggcttacgaaaacgaatacgtgtgggTGACGTATCCGTtgtcgttatcgtattcgtaaggttgtgAAACCTCCATATTGTCTCTATTCAGTCTAAtatgaaggtgtccccttaatagaggttctactgtatattttagAATTCTGCAATTTCTAACAATATATTTTTCCTAAAAAGATTGCCGTGCAAGATCTGATACCGTCACTCCGTATGTCAATAGCTCCCTCCATTCAGAAGAGCCCCTCAAACGTTTCAGATCCAAAAGAGGTGTCATGTTTTTCTCACCCCGGCTAAAGAGGCATATTCCCCTTACCCCACAGAGTGAGTCATGCATGAACTGCATGATGATCATGACATGTTTGACTTGTTTGTGTTTTGAATCGTTTTGTCCGAGCATGACTGTGGTTTTGAAATGTGCTTGTGCTTTCTATGTGCTTTTGATTCTTACTGCTTTTAATGTGTCATAGCCTTGCATTGCATATTATTACACACACCCTGGGTGTAAGCCCACTCTGGATGTACAATAAGCCCATCACATGATAATATTAATCATACATTTTTCACAATAGATGTCAGAGTCCCTGAATCCATTTTACGTATTTTCATAAGATTGCCATTTATATCAAATACTAGTCCAAAAttgcaatttaaatgttttGCAGAAACCTCTATAAAGTTAGGTTGTTTAATTTAAGCCTAGCCCCAGTGGCGTAACAACTattgagcgctcactggctaaactcaGAGCTTACAGGGCCCCTGAACAAAGCCCAGAGGAAACtaaaggcattaaaatatgtcgaaagaGGCTAAAAACGCCCAAGACCACTTAGGGTCCTTACACCACTGTTTAGCATTGCTTAGCCCTCACCATAAGAAAACTCCATGAATAGTTGCAATTTATCTTTCCCATAACAATTGGAAACTGTAGTTCGATTACTGCAAAACAGCTGCAGGACAGGAAAATGCCACTGCCTAGACAATGCCACTATGTAAAGAAGCAACAGTCtctactataatattaataaatatgtttcAATATGCAatgttaatttgtttacaattatCTGTTCTTTTAGTACCAATAGCAAGCAAGAGATTTTCAGCTGAACTTAGATCTAAATTTGGGATGAGATTTTCAAGTGAGTTTACAACCTACTGGGATTTATTTTTTtgctaattattattttttcttttttacacGTGTCAATGTATGGGAAGAAAGGGCAGGAATGTGCATATTTGTACCTAAGTTTGATTGGAGGATTGGAGATTACATtagtttttgtaaataatatgtcAGATGTTTGGTTATTACTGTGCATTTCTAACAGACTTGTTGCATGCTCAGTTGTGCCAGTTTACATGTACTTTCATAGTTATATAAAACAAAGgatgaatattttttgttaaaagatgAAATCATTgattcataaaaatattcattgCACTCAGTTCTCAGTATatgattgtatataatataatgaatattgcatttatttatgcatgatttaaatcataaaaacatttttatatgtCAATGTCATGAATCACTactgttttaaattaaactttgaTCTCTTTGCGCTTTGCTATATAAAGATTTTGAATTGTTGTAGAGTGGCCTGGTTGGTTGACCAATTCCAGGTTTTATTCCATCCTATTTGGACAGAATGTCAACATAGGCACAACGCAAAtgagttaaccaatcacaagcgacagttcggatgatccatccTATCGTGATTAGTCAAATTACTTGTGTCGAATCCAAGTGAGAACAAAGTTTTAACCTCATTAGGTACTTGGTTTAAAAAGCATGGGTTTCCCATCTTGTTATTGTCGAATCATGTATTTGCTGCTGCATGGTGTGAGTAAAGATAACCTTTTTATTACTTTGTATACTTTAGCACTTgacagtgatgatgatgatgaggatgaaaATGGGTGTGTCCAGGATTATTTATCACCTACAACTGCTACTTGCCCTCAAAGGGTTAGTCTAACAACAGCACCTAAGCCTCAACCTAGACCTCCAAGACGAAAATGTGATGAGGAACCAAAAAATAAGTTTACAAACCCTCATGGTCTTCGGTAAGTATCTTATATATaagaatatacagtactatactcCCTCccctctctatctctctctctacTTAAATTCACTCACTGTATACCATAATAATTGTTAGTAGTGCAAAGCTTTGCACACTGAGTGagtgtggccgagcggttatGACAgtgcaggcccgtagccagtgGTTTTGGGGGGTTCGGGTGAACCCCTCTTTTACCAGCGAACCCCTccttgaaaaacaaaggccccacttccaaaattgtgcaattaattatcaattatggAATACCGTAGTGTACTGTCTCTGCATAACTCAGATTTTAGTAGGTACAAAATGTCTCTTTAAGCTGATTAAAACAACCGAAATTGCTCTGAGAGCCAAAAGATTCCAGGGGCCTTCGGCCTCTGGAGCccaaccgggggcccttggcccCCCAGCCTACAGTTACTCGCTGCGCTCGCAAAAT
Encoded here:
- the LOC140046775 gene encoding SH3 domain-binding protein 2-like isoform X4, with the protein product MEDASDQCCILPSAEELLSIDIDFSGFLYKRSSERKTDKITSVIQSKLSFPFAKWQLRYVILYKDWLYYFQSEKSKRPKGAFCLKGYHRVMRAEEASTTDQRYAFKIMGPSHNMRTYFFGAASEREMTLWMAHIRVTMEKALHGSARDRSLQLLKNLKEKSDRVFSQVCELDEQNNFRRDSVNSSDSQNEQIYDEIEKQLPLYDDTECLPDIGERPLPRPPAEWSPDSGNSKPASKVRKPLPAPPPRHDGYVVNKVPIASKRFSAELRSKFGMRFSTLDSDDDDEDENGCVQDYLSPTTATCPQRVSLTTAPKPQPRPPRRKCDEEPKNKFTNPHGLRRRPDGNSFRDKHSETHIGKKPPAPPKKPQISPKPNMTKPSSTYNKVGAIRDILPDSAIFEESDKVKAEEMLKGPKFEGMYLIRNSAQAGQKVLMVYHGNDKCKHYKIFGDGSYSLDGKLMKSSMKGLLQHFITHYLPPSEGIKLTRPFPGPTK
- the LOC140046775 gene encoding SH3 domain-binding protein 2-like isoform X1 — encoded protein: MAFRGSVVSIGSVSPASNFSSGSQLRHAYSQRDINSISGPQYQSQHHIPLSTISAEELLSIDIDFSGFLYKRSSERKTDKITSVIQSKLSFPFAKWQLRYVILYKDWLYYFQSEKSKRPKGAFCLKGYHRVMRAEEASTTDQRYAFKIMGPSHNMRTYFFGAASEREMTLWMAHIRVTMEKALHGSARDRSLQLLKNLKEKSDRVFSQVCELDEQNNFRRDSVNSSDSQNEQIYDEIEKQLPLYDDTECLPDIGERPLPRPPAEWSPDSGNSKPASKVRKPLPAPPPRHDGYVVNKVPIASKRFSAELRSKFGMRFSTLDSDDDDEDENGCVQDYLSPTTATCPQRVSLTTAPKPQPRPPRRKCDEEPKNKFTNPHGLRRRPDGNSFRDKHSETHIGKKPPAPPKKPQISPKPNMTKPSSTYNKVGAIRDILPDSAIFEESDKVKAEEMLKGPKFEGMYLIRNSAQAGQKVLMVYHGNDKCKHYKIFGDGSYSLDGKLMKSSMKGLLQHFITHYLPPSEGIKLTRPFPGPTK
- the LOC140046775 gene encoding SH3 domain-binding protein 2-like isoform X3; this encodes MAFRGSVVSIGSVSPASNFSSGSQLRHAYSQRDINSISGPQYQSQHHIPLSTISAEELLSIDIDFSGFLYKRSSERKTDKITSVIQSKLSFPFAKWQLRYVILYKDWLYYFQSEKSKRPKGAFCLKGYHRVMRAEEASTTDQRYAFKIMGPSHNMRTYFFGAASEREMTLWMAHIRVTMEKALHGSARDRSLQLLKNLKEKSDRVFSQVCELDEQNNFRRDSVNSSDSQNEQIYDEIEKQLPLYDDTECLPDIGERPLPRPPAEWSPDSGNSKPVPIASKRFSAELRSKFGMRFSTLDSDDDDEDENGCVQDYLSPTTATCPQRVSLTTAPKPQPRPPRRKCDEEPKNKFTNPHGLRRRPDGNSFRDKHSETHIGKKPPAPPKKPQISPKPNMTKPSSTYNKVGAIRDILPDSAIFEESDKVKAEEMLKGPKFEGMYLIRNSAQAGQKVLMVYHGNDKCKHYKIFGDGSYSLDGKLMKSSMKGLLQHFITHYLPPSEGIKLTRPFPGPTK
- the LOC140046775 gene encoding SH3 domain-binding protein 2-like isoform X2 translates to MAFRGSVVSIGSVSPASNFSSGSQLRHAYSQRDINSISGPQYQSQHHIPLSTISAEELLSIDIDFSGFLYKRSSERKTDKITSVIQSKLSFPFAKWQLRYVILYKDWLYYFQSEKSKRPKGAFCLKGYHRVMRAEEASTTDQRYAFKIMGPSHNMRTYFFGAASEREMTLWMAHIRVTMEKALHGSARDRSLQLLKNLKEKSDRVFSQVCELDEQNNFRRDSVNSSDSQNEQIYDEIEKQLPLYDDTECLPDIGERPLPRPPAEWSPDSGNSKPASKVRKPLPAPPPRHDGYVVNKVPIASKRFSAELRSKFGMRFSTLDSDDDDEDENGCVQDYLSPTTATCPQRVSLTTAPKPQPRPPRRKCDEEPKNKFTNPHGLRRRPDGNSFRDKHSETHIGKKPPAPPKKPQISPKPNMTKPSSTYNKVGAIRDILPDSAIFEESDKVKAEEMLKGPKFEGMYLIRNSAQAGQKVLMVYHGNDKCKHYKIFGDGITNFSLDKTPVFKFMNDLLEHYSSSGLPNTARVLTKPYHD